A region from the Janthinobacterium agaricidamnosum genome encodes:
- a CDS encoding DUF6678 family protein, with product MALAAHASLPLADAGGDDIKRKLRGHIARRNLAGAANDCKWNELLAFMRGRTDWVPSYRYGSVSGYVSRWDTEWDYHPPFPFMGVEWFDISLYSEEHVAMLLPKKIIDHGVWIVPELQRIGFDFEVRDRVARIWGYLPRSYHDFPPAD from the coding sequence ATGGCCCTGGCGGCGCACGCCAGCCTGCCGCTGGCTGACGCCGGCGGCGACGACATCAAGCGCAAGCTGCGCGGCCACATCGCGCGGCGCAACCTGGCCGGCGCCGCCAACGACTGCAAGTGGAACGAACTGCTGGCCTTCATGCGCGGGCGGACCGACTGGGTGCCGTCGTACCGCTACGGTTCCGTGTCCGGCTACGTGTCGCGCTGGGACACGGAGTGGGATTACCACCCGCCGTTTCCGTTCATGGGCGTGGAATGGTTCGACATCAGCCTGTACTCGGAAGAACACGTGGCCATGCTGCTGCCGAAGAAAATCATCGACCATGGCGTGTGGATCGTGCCGGAGCTCCAACGCATCGGCTTCGATTTCGAGGTGCGGGACCGGGTGGCGCGCATCTGGGGCTATCTGCCCCGTTCCTACCATGACTTCCCGCCTGCCGACTAA